From Solwaraspora sp. WMMD1047, the proteins below share one genomic window:
- the atzF gene encoding allophanate hydrolase — protein MPELIGSAAQLRAAYADGCSTPAGLAEQVLARLTARGATDPTWISLVPAAELRARAAELTTRRDRLADLPLYGIPFAVKDNIDVAGLPTTAACPAFGYHPSRDAPVVRRLLDAGAMLVGKTNLDQFATGLTGTRSPYGSCESVFGGGLIAGGSSSGSAVAVAAGLVTFALGTDTAGSGRVPAALNGIVGLKPSRGLLSTAGVVPACRSLDCVSVFAGDVADALTVLHATRGVTATDPWGRPLPAERVAPRMPATLRLGVPRAEDLEFFGDLGQQASFAAGRDRVAAVVAGTEPVGLGPLYEAGDLLYQGPWVAERLTGLDGFLREHPDAVLPVTRTVLESGRRYDAIDAFRAQHRLRELRAWADRLWERVDALVLPTVGTTFTTAEVAEDPIGRNTMLGRYTQFANLLDLAAVTVPNGFTADGRPASLTLLGPAFSDTTLAALAAAATPAAPAAPATAAVLAAPATPALLAAVVPAGSAAAPAVHATAAAEVGDRMLIAVVGRHLSGETRNGELLARGATLAEVATTAPLYRLYRLPADDGIGLPGLVRVATGDDAEPPRPGGSAEPPRPGGSIEVELWSLPVTALGGLLTGVPAPLSFGWLRLADGRDVIGFLCEAYAVGPDAEDISATGGWRAWRQTAATG, from the coding sequence ATGCCAGAACTGATCGGCTCGGCGGCGCAACTGCGGGCGGCGTACGCGGACGGGTGCTCGACCCCCGCGGGCCTCGCCGAACAGGTGCTCGCCCGGCTGACCGCGCGGGGCGCCACCGACCCGACCTGGATCAGCCTGGTGCCGGCCGCCGAGCTGCGGGCCCGGGCCGCCGAGCTGACGACGCGCCGCGACCGGCTGGCCGACCTGCCGCTGTACGGCATCCCGTTCGCGGTCAAGGACAACATCGACGTGGCGGGCCTGCCGACCACCGCCGCCTGCCCCGCCTTCGGATACCACCCCAGCCGGGACGCGCCGGTGGTGCGCCGGCTGCTCGACGCGGGCGCGATGCTGGTCGGCAAGACGAACCTCGACCAGTTCGCCACCGGCCTGACCGGGACGCGGTCGCCGTACGGCAGCTGTGAGTCGGTCTTCGGCGGCGGTCTCATCGCCGGCGGCTCCAGCTCCGGGTCGGCGGTCGCGGTCGCCGCCGGGCTGGTCACCTTCGCCCTCGGCACCGACACCGCCGGTTCCGGCCGGGTGCCGGCCGCGCTCAACGGCATCGTCGGCCTCAAACCCAGCCGGGGACTGCTCAGCACCGCCGGCGTGGTGCCGGCCTGCCGCTCGCTGGACTGCGTGTCGGTCTTCGCCGGTGACGTCGCCGACGCGCTCACCGTGCTGCACGCCACCCGTGGGGTCACCGCGACCGACCCGTGGGGCCGGCCGCTGCCGGCCGAGCGGGTCGCCCCCCGCATGCCGGCGACGCTACGCCTCGGCGTGCCCCGGGCAGAAGACCTGGAATTCTTCGGTGACCTCGGCCAACAGGCCAGCTTCGCCGCCGGCCGGGACCGGGTGGCCGCCGTCGTCGCCGGCACCGAGCCGGTCGGGCTCGGCCCGCTGTACGAGGCCGGTGACCTGCTCTACCAGGGGCCATGGGTGGCCGAACGCCTCACCGGGCTGGACGGCTTCCTCCGCGAGCACCCGGACGCGGTGCTGCCGGTCACCCGCACCGTGCTGGAAAGCGGGCGGCGCTACGACGCGATCGACGCGTTCCGCGCCCAGCACCGGCTGCGTGAGCTGCGGGCCTGGGCGGACCGGCTCTGGGAACGGGTCGACGCGCTGGTCCTGCCCACGGTCGGCACCACCTTCACCACCGCCGAGGTGGCCGAGGACCCGATCGGGCGCAACACGATGCTCGGCCGCTACACCCAGTTCGCCAACCTGCTCGACCTGGCCGCCGTCACCGTGCCGAACGGCTTCACCGCCGACGGCCGCCCGGCCAGCCTCACCCTGCTCGGACCGGCCTTCAGCGACACCACCCTGGCCGCACTCGCGGCGGCCGCCACCCCGGCCGCGCCCGCGGCGCCGGCCACTGCAGCCGTGCTGGCGGCGCCGGCCACTCCGGCCTTGCTCGCGGCGGTCGTCCCCGCCGGGTCCGCGGCCGCTCCCGCCGTGCACGCGACCGCCGCCGCCGAGGTGGGCGATCGGATGCTGATCGCGGTGGTCGGGCGGCACCTGAGCGGCGAGACCCGCAACGGCGAACTGCTCGCCCGGGGCGCGACCCTGGCCGAGGTGGCCACCACCGCGCCGCTGTACCGCCTCTACCGGCTACCCGCCGACGACGGGATCGGCCTGCCCGGCCTGGTCCGGGTCGCCACGGGCGACGACGCCGAACCACCGCGACCCGGGGGGTCGGCCGAACCACCGCGACCCGGGGGGTCGATCGAGGTCGAGCTCTGGTCGCTGCCGGTCACCGCGCTCGGCGGGCTGCTCACCGGCGTACCGGCGCCGCTGTCGTTCGGATGGCTGCGGCTGGCCGACGGCCGCGACGTCATCGGCTTCCTCTGCGAGGCGTACGCGGTCGGCCCGGACGCCGAGGACATCAGCGCCACCGGCGGCTGGCGCGCCTGGCGCCAGACCGCCGCCACCGGATGA
- a CDS encoding GntR family transcriptional regulator, whose amino-acid sequence MSDVAASSVDGELESFSLVELAVSRLSRDILSGKSDPGERLVEEQLTRRLGISRAPLREALRLLAQQGLVEHVPRRGVRVATLSDRDVQELYALRDLLERHAVENALPVRRGSDLAGLKDALAEMREATRVADRLRVAEAHRAFHVALVGLAGNRQLSAVYDSILVKLQLYMAINLRREAEAAQPLDGVHRHERLFEAVTTNNPEAVLAALASHGARSYLP is encoded by the coding sequence GTGAGCGACGTGGCCGCATCCTCGGTTGACGGTGAGCTGGAGAGCTTCAGCCTCGTGGAACTCGCCGTGTCGCGGCTGAGTCGGGACATCCTCAGTGGCAAGAGCGATCCGGGGGAGCGGCTGGTCGAGGAGCAGCTCACCCGCCGGCTGGGGATCAGCCGGGCCCCGCTGCGGGAGGCGCTGCGGTTGCTCGCCCAGCAGGGGCTCGTCGAGCACGTACCGCGGCGCGGCGTCCGGGTGGCGACACTGTCCGACCGCGACGTCCAGGAGCTGTACGCCCTGCGGGATCTGCTGGAACGACACGCGGTCGAGAACGCGTTGCCGGTCCGGCGGGGCAGCGACCTGGCCGGGTTGAAGGACGCGCTGGCGGAGATGCGGGAGGCGACCAGGGTCGCCGACCGGCTGCGGGTGGCGGAGGCGCACCGGGCCTTCCACGTCGCGCTGGTCGGGCTCGCCGGCAACCGTCAGCTCTCCGCCGTGTACGACTCGATCCTGGTCAAGCTGCAGCTCTACATGGCGATCAACCTGCGCCGGGAGGCGGAGGCGGCCCAGCCGCTGGACGGTGTGCACCGGCACGAGCGCCTCTTCGAGGCGGTCACCACGAACAACCCGGAAGCGGTCCTGGCCGCCCTGGCCAGCCACGGCGCCCGCTCGTATCTCCCCTGA
- a CDS encoding SelT/SelW/SelH family protein, producing the protein MSTRQPRLEIEYCTQCRWLLRAAWTAQEMLTTFGLKLGEVALVPGIGGVFELRLDGERIWSRKERGFPDLAELKRLIRDRVAPEMSLGHSDHR; encoded by the coding sequence ATGTCGACGAGACAGCCCCGGTTGGAGATCGAGTACTGCACCCAGTGCCGCTGGCTGCTGCGGGCGGCCTGGACCGCACAGGAGATGCTCACCACCTTCGGGCTCAAGCTCGGCGAGGTGGCGCTGGTGCCCGGCATCGGCGGGGTCTTCGAGCTGCGGCTCGACGGCGAGCGGATCTGGTCCCGCAAGGAGCGCGGCTTCCCCGACCTCGCGGAGCTGAAGCGGCTGATACGCGACCGGGTCGCACCCGAGATGAGCCTGGGCCACTCGGATCACCGCTGA
- a CDS encoding low temperature requirement protein A, with protein MATDRPPGLVVPVTGSPGVHRLELFLDLVFVYAFLNVSELLMADHSASGLLQAILIVLLIWRSWTACAWLGNIVRLDRGIMPMVVFAIVVLVLLLGVAGPAAFADGLVGPLVFVVGFILVRASALVFTVHVRGDGAADRRQVWRAAWPLVGSAALLLGGVLLPPDPVAGLAQHDLRVVLFCLAIVVDFAGLRALGTGIWQIVSARHWAERHSLIILVAFGETILSVGISNGLNGSAPITWPVVAGSLLSMVVVVVLWWTYFDIARPAAEPALESAEGAVRSVLGRDAYSLAHLPMIGGLILLAFGLKHALMTIGDVTDHPWEDSTAALLFLGVALYLVGLIGFEWRTIRLLGRGPLLGVALMLVLTPVAGRVSALGALIMLAASVSVLMISDLTVFRRRHGELHEVVARLGQAGGVTPRELFVDLVFVYAFIQVTVLMIRESSVLGVGQGLAVLALLWWAWCGYTRSANAYGVQADPVRATVLGIVAFTLVMSIAIPQSFGLVEGGLPGPVVVVTCYGSIRVLQVGLMWRAARLDPERRRPTRVAVVSGVAVLLLAASAAVTVRTGGSARAEAAATCLWIAAVVVELTGSYPNRVWSWRIRSVEHWTDRYALIMLIALGEVIIATGVSVVDQPLTGRLILAILASTVALCSLWWSYFDSDLHIADRAVRSCVGADRYAMARDAYTYLHLPMVAGLMVFAFGLRETLSVIHEGPNVSAPTLGHFALYLGVVGYFLANQVFWRRTRRKVGWYRVSSALLLAVLTPFTTWLPATWAIVLLAVLGAGFATLETLRSADRRSVHRFSTV; from the coding sequence GTGGCGACCGACCGGCCGCCCGGCCTGGTCGTGCCGGTCACCGGATCCCCCGGGGTGCACCGGCTGGAGCTCTTCCTCGATCTGGTGTTCGTGTACGCCTTCCTGAACGTCAGCGAACTGCTGATGGCCGATCACAGCGCCAGTGGGCTGCTCCAGGCGATTCTGATCGTGCTGTTGATCTGGCGATCCTGGACGGCCTGCGCCTGGCTCGGCAATATCGTCCGGCTGGACCGGGGGATCATGCCGATGGTCGTCTTCGCGATCGTGGTGCTGGTTCTGCTGCTCGGCGTGGCGGGTCCGGCGGCGTTCGCCGATGGGCTGGTCGGCCCCCTGGTGTTCGTCGTCGGGTTCATTCTGGTGCGCGCCAGCGCGTTGGTGTTCACGGTGCATGTCCGCGGCGACGGCGCGGCCGACCGGCGGCAGGTCTGGCGGGCGGCCTGGCCGCTGGTCGGTAGTGCGGCGCTGCTGCTCGGCGGCGTGCTCCTGCCGCCCGACCCGGTGGCCGGCCTGGCGCAGCACGATCTGCGGGTCGTCCTGTTCTGCCTGGCGATCGTCGTCGATTTCGCCGGGCTGCGGGCCCTCGGCACCGGCATCTGGCAGATCGTTTCGGCCCGGCACTGGGCCGAGCGGCACAGCCTGATCATCCTGGTGGCGTTCGGCGAGACGATCCTGTCGGTGGGGATCAGCAACGGCCTGAACGGCTCGGCACCGATCACCTGGCCGGTGGTGGCCGGATCGCTGTTGAGCATGGTGGTCGTGGTCGTGCTCTGGTGGACCTACTTCGACATCGCCAGACCCGCCGCCGAGCCGGCCCTGGAGAGCGCCGAGGGCGCGGTCCGATCGGTGTTGGGCCGGGACGCCTACAGCCTGGCCCACCTGCCCATGATCGGCGGGTTGATCCTGCTGGCGTTCGGGCTGAAACACGCGCTGATGACGATCGGCGATGTGACCGATCACCCGTGGGAGGACTCCACCGCCGCCCTGCTCTTCCTCGGGGTGGCGCTCTATCTGGTTGGGCTGATCGGGTTCGAGTGGCGAACCATCCGGCTGTTGGGGCGCGGACCGCTGCTCGGTGTCGCGCTCATGCTGGTCCTGACGCCGGTGGCCGGTCGCGTCTCGGCCCTCGGCGCCCTGATCATGTTGGCCGCCAGCGTGTCGGTCCTGATGATCTCCGACCTGACCGTGTTCCGCCGTCGGCACGGCGAGTTGCACGAGGTGGTGGCGCGGCTCGGCCAAGCCGGTGGGGTGACACCCCGGGAACTCTTCGTCGACCTGGTCTTCGTTTACGCGTTCATTCAGGTCACGGTCCTGATGATCCGGGAGTCGTCGGTGCTCGGAGTGGGCCAGGGACTCGCCGTGCTGGCGCTGCTCTGGTGGGCCTGGTGCGGCTACACCAGGTCGGCCAACGCGTACGGGGTCCAGGCCGACCCGGTGCGGGCCACGGTGCTCGGCATCGTGGCGTTCACGCTGGTGATGAGCATCGCCATCCCGCAGTCCTTCGGCCTGGTCGAGGGCGGTCTGCCCGGCCCGGTCGTGGTGGTGACCTGTTACGGGTCGATCCGCGTGTTGCAGGTGGGGCTGATGTGGCGGGCCGCCCGGCTCGACCCCGAGCGCCGGCGCCCCACCCGGGTAGCGGTGGTGTCCGGCGTGGCCGTGCTGCTGCTGGCCGCGTCGGCCGCGGTCACCGTGCGGACCGGAGGTTCGGCGCGGGCCGAGGCAGCCGCCACCTGTCTGTGGATCGCCGCGGTAGTGGTCGAGCTCACCGGCAGCTACCCCAACCGGGTCTGGAGCTGGCGGATTCGCTCGGTCGAACACTGGACCGACCGGTACGCGCTGATCATGCTGATCGCCCTCGGCGAGGTGATCATCGCAACCGGGGTCTCGGTGGTCGACCAACCGCTGACCGGGCGACTGATCCTGGCGATTCTGGCGAGCACCGTGGCGCTCTGTTCGCTGTGGTGGTCGTACTTCGACTCGGACCTGCACATCGCGGACCGGGCGGTGCGGTCCTGCGTCGGCGCCGACCGGTACGCGATGGCCCGGGACGCCTACACCTACCTGCACCTGCCGATGGTCGCCGGGCTGATGGTCTTCGCGTTCGGTCTGCGGGAGACCCTGTCGGTGATCCACGAGGGGCCGAACGTCTCCGCGCCGACGCTCGGCCACTTCGCGCTCTACCTCGGGGTGGTCGGCTATTTCCTGGCCAACCAGGTGTTCTGGCGGCGGACCCGCCGCAAGGTGGGCTGGTACCGGGTGAGCAGCGCCCTGCTGCTCGCCGTCCTGACGCCGTTCACCACCTGGCTGCCGGCCACCTGGGCGATTGTCCTGCTGGCCGTCCTGGGCGCCGGCTTCGCGACGCTGGAGACGCTGCGTTCGGCGGACCGCCGCAGCGTGCACCGGTTCTCGACGGTCTGA
- a CDS encoding glycogen debranching N-terminal domain-containing protein — MADQVDLFFSGLAESSPGRLPPVLRGVIRFDLLRPTGTRSWSVTYADGAAAARPEWREADCVVTIAAEVFARLLAGHDHVVALLYRECASVAGDLPLLLAFRRLLPEPADSGGRIGPPGPPVTGPAGPGDAESGSGRGPRLAGLVSILHGNLFVISDERGDVAGSSAAPLGLFFFDTRFLSVWRLTIDGGRLQQLSVNVPNYFESTFFLAPGEPTHYVDSPVSVFRHRWVADALQERVTVLNHTGQQIELTLRLDIEADFAEVLEVKNGHRRDRRTETQIDEVSLRVRYQRATFVRETIVVASAPAGIDEGGMTFAVRISPHGQWHTDLWVATLVRGRGGDDLRQRLRSYTVRSKPQVRAQLEQWVREAPRLRADYEPLATAYERSIVDLAALRYRGLNYAETLPAAGMPWFMTLFGRDGLISCLQAVPFLPQASVPALRILALTQGTRYDPFRGEEPGKISQEARYSESAAFNELPHAANYTAADVNPLFVILLDEYERWTGDVDLVRELEFQARAALDWIDRQAELGGDGYLWYQPRPSVEGAVNQGWKGSAGSICFRDGRPASYPQATCELQGYVYDAKRRAARLARACWGDPGYADRLAAEATDLRTRFNRDFWIAERGYYALARQADGRQVDALASNLGHLLWSGIVEPDRAGRVVEHLMGPDLFSGWGIRTLDCTQSRYNPLGYHTGTVWPFDNSLIAWGLRRYGFDEEAATIARSIIDATDYFGGRLPEAIAGYRRDLTKYPVLYASASMPHATSAGAVLLLLRTLLGLEPCGDLLTTDPVVPAGMGRIELFDVPGRWGRTDALGRSRPDPR; from the coding sequence GTGGCGGATCAGGTCGATCTGTTCTTCTCCGGGTTGGCCGAGTCCTCGCCGGGGCGTCTTCCGCCGGTCCTGCGCGGGGTGATCCGCTTCGACCTGCTGCGCCCCACCGGCACCCGGAGCTGGTCGGTGACGTACGCCGACGGCGCCGCCGCCGCCCGGCCCGAGTGGCGCGAGGCGGACTGCGTCGTCACCATCGCGGCCGAGGTCTTCGCCCGGCTGCTCGCCGGCCACGACCACGTGGTGGCGCTGCTCTACCGGGAGTGTGCCTCGGTCGCCGGCGACCTGCCGCTCCTCCTGGCGTTCCGCCGGCTGCTGCCGGAGCCGGCCGACAGCGGTGGACGGATCGGCCCGCCCGGCCCGCCGGTGACCGGTCCGGCCGGTCCCGGCGATGCCGAATCCGGCTCCGGACGGGGACCGCGACTGGCCGGGCTGGTCAGCATCCTGCACGGCAACCTCTTCGTGATCAGTGACGAGCGGGGCGACGTGGCGGGCTCGTCGGCCGCGCCGCTCGGCCTGTTCTTCTTCGACACCCGGTTCCTGTCGGTCTGGCGGTTGACCATCGACGGCGGCCGGCTGCAGCAGCTCTCCGTCAACGTGCCGAACTACTTCGAGTCGACGTTCTTCCTGGCCCCGGGGGAGCCGACGCACTACGTCGACTCGCCCGTCTCGGTCTTCCGGCACCGGTGGGTCGCCGACGCCCTACAGGAGCGGGTGACCGTGCTGAACCACACCGGGCAGCAGATCGAACTGACGCTCCGGCTGGACATCGAGGCCGACTTCGCGGAGGTGCTGGAGGTCAAGAACGGCCACCGGCGGGACCGCCGCACCGAAACTCAGATCGACGAGGTCTCGCTGCGGGTCCGCTACCAGCGGGCGACCTTCGTCCGGGAGACGATCGTGGTGGCCAGCGCCCCGGCCGGCATCGACGAGGGTGGAATGACCTTCGCCGTACGGATTTCACCGCACGGCCAGTGGCACACCGACCTGTGGGTGGCGACCCTGGTGCGCGGCCGCGGCGGGGACGACCTGCGGCAGCGGCTGCGCAGCTACACGGTGCGCTCCAAACCGCAGGTACGCGCCCAGTTGGAGCAGTGGGTGCGCGAGGCGCCCCGGCTGCGGGCCGACTACGAGCCGCTGGCCACCGCGTACGAGCGCAGCATCGTCGATCTGGCCGCGCTGCGGTACCGGGGGCTCAACTACGCCGAGACACTGCCGGCCGCCGGGATGCCCTGGTTCATGACGCTGTTCGGACGCGACGGCCTGATCAGCTGCCTGCAGGCGGTGCCGTTCCTGCCGCAGGCGAGCGTGCCCGCGTTGCGGATCCTGGCCCTGACCCAGGGCACCCGGTACGACCCGTTCCGGGGGGAGGAGCCGGGCAAGATCTCTCAGGAGGCCCGGTACAGCGAGTCGGCCGCCTTCAACGAGTTGCCGCACGCCGCCAACTACACCGCCGCCGACGTCAACCCGCTCTTCGTCATCCTGCTCGACGAGTACGAACGGTGGACCGGCGACGTCGACCTGGTCCGGGAGCTGGAGTTCCAGGCCCGGGCGGCGCTGGACTGGATCGACCGGCAGGCCGAACTGGGCGGCGACGGGTACCTCTGGTACCAGCCCCGGCCGTCGGTGGAGGGGGCGGTCAACCAGGGCTGGAAGGGCTCAGCCGGGTCGATCTGCTTCCGGGACGGCCGCCCGGCCAGCTACCCGCAGGCCACCTGCGAACTGCAGGGCTACGTGTACGACGCCAAGCGGCGCGCCGCCCGGCTGGCCCGGGCGTGCTGGGGCGACCCCGGGTACGCCGACCGGCTGGCAGCCGAGGCAACCGATCTGCGGACCAGGTTCAACCGGGACTTCTGGATCGCCGAACGCGGCTACTACGCGCTGGCCCGGCAGGCCGACGGCCGGCAGGTCGACGCGCTCGCCTCGAACCTCGGGCACCTGCTGTGGAGCGGCATCGTCGAACCGGACCGGGCCGGGCGGGTGGTCGAACACCTGATGGGTCCGGACCTCTTCTCCGGTTGGGGCATCCGGACCCTGGACTGCACCCAGAGCCGGTACAACCCGCTCGGCTACCACACCGGCACCGTCTGGCCCTTCGACAACTCGCTGATCGCCTGGGGCCTGCGACGGTACGGCTTCGACGAGGAGGCGGCGACCATCGCCCGGTCGATCATCGACGCCACCGACTACTTCGGCGGGCGGCTGCCGGAGGCGATCGCGGGCTACCGCCGGGACCTGACGAAGTACCCGGTGCTGTACGCCTCGGCGAGCATGCCGCACGCCACCTCGGCCGGCGCGGTGCTGCTGCTGCTGCGTACCCTGCTCGGCCTGGAGCCGTGCGGCGACCTTCTGACGACGGATCCGGTGGTGCCGGCCGGGATGGGCCGGATCGAGCTCTTCGACGTCCCGGGCCGGTGGGGCCGGACCGACGCCCTCGGCCGGAGCCGACCTGACCCCCGGTAG